The DNA region AAGCGCGGGCTTCTACGACCAGACGGCGACGAGCGAGCAACTCGCAGATCGCGCACTTGCAGAAGCAGAGCGCTTGGCAAAACTTCCGCGCCGCGCCTACGTGGGCACCCGAGCAATCGTCAGGGGAGCGGCGATCGAACTCATCGAGAAGACTCTCGCAGCCGACCTGGCAACCGGATTCCCCGACCCATAGCAGCCCGTTCACAACTCCACTCGCGCCCGGGCTGAGGGAATCGTCAGGGGAGATGCTTGAACTCTGGAAGCATCCTCTGGAGTCGACAGATCGTGGCGTCCCCCAGCGCACCCGGCTCAATCCGGCCCAGCCAGACCGCGCGAACAATCGTCTCGCTGTGTTGTCGACTCTCCCGTTTCGTCTCCGGAAACAAGCACTGGCGAATGACCATGTCAGTCTCGAGCATGATTTCAATGAGACCGTCGAGTTCTCCGTCTCGATACATGAGCCCGTGAACGACTACGGGTTCGGAAATGCTGTGCGGTAAAATCGTCTCGAACTGAAGTCCTCCTCCGTACTCGGGTGCGGATAATTCGATGCGCGTCTCTGCAATTGCTTCGGGTTCAAAGTCGGGATCTCCAGCTACATGTTCCTCTGCATCGATGGCTGATTGGTAAAACCGCGTCAGCTGAGATCCGAGCCTCGGAGTTGGTGCGGTTCGCCATAGAGCTCTCGTGATGCTGACCGCTCGCTGCGGGATGCCGACGCGATAGTAGAGCGTGGCGAGCGTCTCCTGAAGCGGAAAGCCGGGGTCGCCGGCGAGCAGATCCTCCATTTTGTCCAACGCGAGCTGCAACGATCGCTTTGGCGCAGAGGCCGAGGTGGCGAGTACCCAGGAGTAGTAGTGGCGCGCTTCATCGGAAATGTTGGGCAAAGCGAGACGATCGTGGATCAAGATGATGTAGGGCCTGGTCCCAGACAACCCGTTGTTCCTGATCGCCAAGCCGGCCGCAAGCATCGCAATCCCAGCCACGATCACTACCGCGGGGGTGAGTTTCGAGTTTTTCGGTAGCGGGACCCGACGACTTCCCCGCGCAGCTCCGATCAAGAAAATCAACCCCGTCAGCCCGCCGACCAGGTGTGCCATCACAACTTGGTCGCTCAAGAGTCCCTGTGCGTAGACCTGCGATACGAGGAGTATCCAAAAGGGCCACGGACTGCGGAACCCGACGGGGAAATCGTTTCTTCTTCGCAGCGAGAGAAACGCGTAGGCCCCGCCCAGCCCCCAAACCGCGGCAGAACTCCCCATTGAGATGAAGACTTGCGATTCCTCGCAGGAAAGATTCAGTAGAAGAACCGCTGAGTAGCCCGCGACTCCGGAGAGAAACAGCATCAGCGCCAGCCGTCTGGGGCCAATTGAGGCTTCGACGATCCAACCCAAAACGAGGCAAACCATCGAGTTCTGCAGCAGGTGCGACAGATCGATGTGCAAGAAATTTGCGGCCACCAATCTAAACACTTCGCCCGACGCGACGAGCCCAGCGACGAAGGCGCCGTACCGCAATTGGCCTTCAAGACCATGAGAATCAACCCGGTTGCTGACGAACCAGTGAATGAGTCCGAACAACGCCACCAGGCCGACACTGAACCATGGGAATTTGAGCAGGCGTTCGAAAAAGAGCGATCGCCGATCAATCCGATGGAGCATCGATGCGCCACCGGGCTGCTTCGAGACATATCGCAGCAATTCCGCGGAGAGAAGTTCGAGCGCTGCGGGGTTGGTCAGGTCGCCGCTTCGAATGCATACCGGAGTGGACCGCATCGATCCAACGATCAGAACTTCGAAAAAGCGGCGCCTCAAAAATACCAGCGAGTGGATCTGCG from Myxococcales bacterium includes:
- a CDS encoding rhomboid family intramembrane serine protease, producing MTTSLLPPVESGVPVLRQQIASQNFFFDDVSKACKVYVEIYEDRLELPMRFNFQRSTSVSLSQIHSLVFLRRRFFEVLIVGSMRSTPVCIRSGDLTNPAALELLSAELLRYVSKQPGGASMLHRIDRRSLFFERLLKFPWFSVGLVALFGLIHWFVSNRVDSHGLEGQLRYGAFVAGLVASGEVFRLVAANFLHIDLSHLLQNSMVCLVLGWIVEASIGPRRLALMLFLSGVAGYSAVLLLNLSCEESQVFISMGSSAAVWGLGGAYAFLSLRRRNDFPVGFRSPWPFWILLVSQVYAQGLLSDQVVMAHLVGGLTGLIFLIGAARGSRRVPLPKNSKLTPAVVIVAGIAMLAAGLAIRNNGLSGTRPYIILIHDRLALPNISDEARHYYSWVLATSASAPKRSLQLALDKMEDLLAGDPGFPLQETLATLYYRVGIPQRAVSITRALWRTAPTPRLGSQLTRFYQSAIDAEEHVAGDPDFEPEAIAETRIELSAPEYGGGLQFETILPHSISEPVVVHGLMYRDGELDGLIEIMLETDMVIRQCLFPETKRESRQHSETIVRAVWLGRIEPGALGDATICRLQRMLPEFKHLP